A stretch of the Pedobacter sp. MC2016-14 genome encodes the following:
- a CDS encoding AraC family transcriptional regulator codes for MSQPLPFQSIPFPAPLQIVRMLDFHDPSSDFPHRHDFFMCYWTTEGKGKHLIDFEPYIMTRGRLFFLHQNQVHQVSEYANDGWMVMFNGVCFQEFLKMNPKQEQNGLFDYFNARPWVDLGEDLIEQFETIANLMTVEANERFNMDILQHYLSILLLFAARKYAQDNSLTIQGIDTEQLRKLKVLIESNFRTNRESTFYASSLGYSPRKLNALCYRTMGVSIQDMINQRLLAEIEAGLVGSNRSLKEISFELGFVDQSHMATFFKKHRAERPSDFRNRYLP; via the coding sequence ATGTCACAGCCGCTTCCCTTTCAATCCATACCTTTCCCAGCTCCCTTGCAAATTGTACGCATGTTGGATTTTCATGATCCATCGTCCGACTTTCCGCATAGACATGATTTTTTTATGTGCTATTGGACTACTGAAGGAAAAGGTAAGCATCTTATTGATTTCGAGCCATATATCATGACAAGGGGCAGGTTATTCTTTCTTCACCAAAATCAGGTGCACCAGGTAAGCGAGTACGCCAATGATGGCTGGATGGTGATGTTTAATGGCGTGTGCTTTCAGGAGTTCTTGAAAATGAACCCTAAGCAAGAACAAAATGGACTGTTTGATTATTTCAACGCCCGCCCATGGGTAGATCTGGGTGAAGATCTTATCGAGCAATTTGAAACTATTGCCAACCTTATGACTGTTGAGGCTAATGAGCGTTTCAATATGGACATTTTACAACATTACCTTTCTATACTCTTGTTGTTTGCCGCCCGTAAGTATGCCCAGGACAATTCACTCACGATACAAGGCATCGATACCGAGCAGCTCAGAAAATTGAAAGTGCTTATAGAATCTAATTTCAGGACAAACAGGGAAAGTACTTTCTATGCATCCTCATTAGGCTATTCGCCCAGAAAACTCAACGCCCTTTGCTATAGAACCATGGGTGTATCTATCCAGGATATGATCAATCAGCGTTTACTGGCAGAAATTGAGGCCGGACTTGTTGGCAGCAACCGCTCTTTAAAAGAGATTTCCTTTGAATTGGGCTTCGTAGATCAGTCGCACATGGCCACTTTTTTCAAGAAACACCGTGCAGAACGTCCATCCGACTTTCGCAACAGGTATTTGCCCTAA
- a CDS encoding multidrug resistance efflux transporter family protein, which translates to MSRRKIAYALCLAIISTFFLSTGLIINSLNAYKGNNWAWTASLRYLLAVPVLVIIVLFRGKLNGLMLAFKKMPLTFILWGNLGFGVYYALLSYAIGMIPGWLVTAGFMTTVLAGVLICPLIYDDHRAMISKKALLLSSLLVSGLLIMQMDRIRQLEHITLTVLGIGMAILAAFLWPLGNRKLMLKLEQEQITLDPIQRILGMTIGGLPILLLLAAYGFYSAGAPSLLQLETSFLAVLSSGVIGTILFFKAMQLVSKNHLGMLAVESTQVLGVFFTLIGDMLIKGTPWPGLFGNLGFLIIGLALICYAVLSLNRRYNPL; encoded by the coding sequence ATGTCCAGAAGAAAAATTGCCTACGCGCTGTGCCTTGCTATAATCAGTACCTTTTTTTTATCCACCGGTTTAATCATCAACAGCCTCAATGCCTATAAGGGCAATAACTGGGCATGGACGGCTTCATTAAGGTATTTGCTGGCCGTTCCCGTACTGGTAATTATTGTTTTGTTTAGAGGGAAATTAAACGGCTTGATGCTGGCTTTTAAAAAGATGCCACTCACATTTATTCTTTGGGGCAACCTGGGTTTTGGGGTTTATTATGCACTGCTTTCTTATGCCATTGGGATGATACCTGGTTGGCTGGTCACTGCCGGGTTTATGACCACAGTACTTGCCGGCGTGTTAATCTGTCCCTTGATTTATGATGACCACAGGGCAATGATTTCGAAAAAGGCATTGTTGCTTTCCTCACTATTGGTTTCAGGATTGCTCATTATGCAAATGGATAGAATTCGTCAGCTGGAGCACATTACCTTAACTGTACTTGGTATTGGAATGGCTATTCTGGCTGCATTTTTATGGCCGTTGGGCAATAGAAAGCTAATGCTTAAGTTAGAGCAGGAGCAGATTACGCTTGATCCTATTCAAAGAATATTAGGGATGACCATTGGCGGCCTTCCCATTCTCCTGTTGCTTGCTGCATACGGTTTTTACAGTGCCGGAGCTCCATCATTACTTCAATTAGAAACTTCCTTTCTGGCTGTACTGTCCTCCGGTGTAATTGGCACAATTCTTTTCTTTAAGGCCATGCAACTGGTCAGTAAAAACCATCTCGGTATGTTGGCAGTAGAATCTACACAGGTTTTAGGCGTATTTTTTACGCTCATTGGAGATATGCTGATTAAAGGGACTCCCTGGCCAGGGCTTTTTGGCAACCTTGGCTTTCTGATTATTGGCCTTGCCTTAATTTGTTATGCCGTACTTTCCCTCAACCGCAGGTATAATCCACTTTAG